The Mycolicibacterium aurum genome segment CCAGCCTGGGTGATGAGGTTGGCCAGATTCAGCGCCGACAGGAAGCGATCGTTGGCGAGCCCGAACACGACGAACAACACGATGAGGCCCAAGACGGCAGGCAACGACCCCATGTCGCCGCCACGGACCCGACGAAAGTAGGCGCGGACGGCTTGGCCGAACGTCTGATCGTCCCGCACGTCACCGGTGAAGCCGTCGTCGGCCGGTGCCTCATCGGATTGTGTTGCGAGAGTGTTTGTTTTGGTGGCCATCTGAGTTGTCCTCGGGTTGGTCTCTTGGTCATCCACGGCCGGGGTTCACATCGACTCGGCGGCCTGTGCCGGCGCCAGGCCCAGCGAGCCGGACCGCCCGGCGGTGATCAGCTCGACCACCTGACCATGCGTGACATCCGATGCCTTGACGTCGGCGGCCACCCGGCCGAGGTACAGCGCGCAGATCCGATCCGCCACCTCGAACACGTCGACCATGTTGTGCGAGATCAACACGACGCCGAGACCCTGCTGCGCGAGTCTGCGGACGAGGTCGATCACCTGACGGGTCTGCGCGACGCCGAGCGCCGCCGTGGGTTCGTCGAGCAGCACCACTTTCGAATTCCACAGCACCGACTTCGCGATGGCCACGGTCTGACGCTGGCCACCCGACAGGCTCGACACCGCCTGACGCACGGACTTGACCGTCCGCACCGACAGTGAGGTGAGAGCCTGGCGGGCCATGGTCTCCATCCGAGCCTCGTCGAGCATTCCACCGCTCTTGAGTTCGCGCCCCAGAAACATGTTCTCGACGATGTCGAGGTTGTCGCACAGCGCGAGATCCTGATAGACGACCTCGACGCCGAGCGCTGACACCTCGTTAGGACTGCGGACGGTCACCGGCTTGCCTTCGAACAGATAGGTGCCGGAGTCGATCGGATGGATTCCCGCGATCGCCTTGACCAGGGTCGACTTTCCGGCGCCGTTGTCCCCCACCAGCGCGGTCACCTGGCCGGGATAGACGCGGAAGTCGACGTCATGGAGCACGTGCACCACGCCGAAACTCTTGTTCACACCCTGTAATTCGAGGATCGGCGCTACGTGCGGCTCAGGCTCGACGTCGTCGGTCATCGGCGCTCAGGCTCCCGCCGCAGAGCACATGGCGGCAAACTGACCCGCGCACACCTCTTCCTTGGACTGCCCGCCGTCTTCGAAGACGACGTCGACGTTGTCCTTGGTGATCGATTTCGGCGTGAGGAGCACCGACGGCACGTCGCGCCCGCCGGTGTCGTCCCGCGACGTGCTGGTCGCCTGCGGCTCCTCCCCCTTGGCCAGGGCAATCGCCACCTCGGCGAGGGCGTTCGCCTCTTCGGCAGCCGACTTGTACACGGTCATGCACTGCGTGCCGGCGAGGATGTTCTGCAGGCCCTCCACCGTGGCGTCCTGACCGGTGACCGGAACCTGTCCGGCGCGCTTGTTCTTCTCCAGGATCGAGATCACCGAACCCGCCAGCCCGTCGTTGGCCGCGTAGACGCCGTCGACCCGACCGTCGGCGGCGGTGTAGAGCTGTTCGAAGATCGTCACCGCTGCGTCGTTGTCCCAGTCCGGCACCGCCTGCTCGCCGACGATCGTGATCGACGGCGTCGCGTCGACCACCGAGTGCGCTCCCGCGCTGAACAGCGTCGCATTGTTGTCGGTGGGGGAACCGTTGAGGAACACCACGTTTGCCGGCCTGCCGCCCAGGCAATCGACCAGACCTTGGCCTTGCAGCTCACCCACGGTGTTGTTGTCGAACGAGACGTACACATCCGCGGAGCCGCCGAGGGTCAGCCGGTCGTAGTCGATGGTCTTGACGCCCTGCGACGCCGCCTTCTCCTGGATCGAGGCGCCGCTGTCGGAGTCGAGGTTGACGATCGCCAGGACAGTCACGCCGTCGGCGATCATCGCGTCGGCGATGGTGGCCATCGTGTCGGCCGAGCCCTCTGCATTCTGGATCGTGTAATCGACACCGGCGTTCTTGAACGCAGCCTCCAGCGCGGGCCGGTCCTTGGTCTCCCAGCGCACCGACGACTTCGTGTCGGGCAGGATGACGCCGACCTTTCCGGCGCCTCCGTCGGCCGACTGCGAATCCGAGTTGGAACTGCATGCGGTCAGGGTCATGCCGACACCGACGACTGCGGTGACGAGCAGGGTGCTGGTTCGTTTCACGAAAATCCTCCGAA includes the following:
- a CDS encoding sugar ABC transporter substrate-binding protein, which codes for MKRTSTLLVTAVVGVGMTLTACSSNSDSQSADGGAGKVGVILPDTKSSVRWETKDRPALEAAFKNAGVDYTIQNAEGSADTMATIADAMIADGVTVLAIVNLDSDSGASIQEKAASQGVKTIDYDRLTLGGSADVYVSFDNNTVGELQGQGLVDCLGGRPANVVFLNGSPTDNNATLFSAGAHSVVDATPSITIVGEQAVPDWDNDAAVTIFEQLYTAADGRVDGVYAANDGLAGSVISILEKNKRAGQVPVTGQDATVEGLQNILAGTQCMTVYKSAAEEANALAEVAIALAKGEEPQATSTSRDDTGGRDVPSVLLTPKSITKDNVDVVFEDGGQSKEEVCAGQFAAMCSAAGA
- a CDS encoding ATP-binding cassette domain-containing protein — encoded protein: MTDDVEPEPHVAPILELQGVNKSFGVVHVLHDVDFRVYPGQVTALVGDNGAGKSTLVKAIAGIHPIDSGTYLFEGKPVTVRSPNEVSALGVEVVYQDLALCDNLDIVENMFLGRELKSGGMLDEARMETMARQALTSLSVRTVKSVRQAVSSLSGGQRQTVAIAKSVLWNSKVVLLDEPTAALGVAQTRQVIDLVRRLAQQGLGVVLISHNMVDVFEVADRICALYLGRVAADVKASDVTHGQVVELITAGRSGSLGLAPAQAAESM